The following are encoded together in the Lactuca sativa cultivar Salinas chromosome 1, Lsat_Salinas_v11, whole genome shotgun sequence genome:
- the LOC111918490 gene encoding transmembrane 9 superfamily member 5, protein MISSTIFLETFFGFVDFPRKSCSPSSIMTHGHTSTLIGFFLLLLTTLDLFVSPITASSFDHRYNVGDTVPLFVNIVGPLNNPSETYQYYDLPFCSPDEVIPKKETLGEVLNGDRLSNTLYTLNFREDKSDKILCEKKLKKDDITRFIHAISNEFYFQMYYDNLPLWGFTGKTEADSWTGGNNKNGPTYYVFKHLQFDALYNDDQVIEIRAFSDPNHAVDITDKTEIDITFTYSISWNSTSIDYKNRMNKYSRASLLPTQRQIHWFSFVNSVVIIVLLMGLLITLFMRHLKNDLKKYSSGDEEQDKEVGWKYVHSDVFRCPQRMALFCAVLGTGTQLFTIVCFLFLLAFFGVIYPYNRGIISTSLVVFFILTSPIAGYTSASFFSQFSETGWERCALLSGILYTGPLSITMFLLNTISMSIGATSSLPFSTIIMIILSYTLISVPLLAFGGIMGYRFRSKFQAPSATKISPREIPLLTWYRKTHGQMLISGLLPFSAIVLELHNLYATIWSYKILTLPSILFITFLLLLVLVSLLSVGMTYIQLTVEDHQWWWRSVFRGGSVAIFMFGYCVYYYLKSNMNGFMQSTVFFCYNFLFCYAFFLMLATISFQSSWIFVQHIYNAIKSE, encoded by the exons ATGATCAGCTCCACAAtttttcttgaaacctttttcggTTTTGTTGATTTCCCTCGAAAATCTTGTTCCCCATCATCTATTATGACTCATGGTCACACATCCACCCTAATTGGTTTTTTCTTGCTGCTATTGACAACCCTAGACCTCTTCGTTTCCCCAATTACAGCTTCATCGTTTGATCATCGGTACAATGTAGGAGATACTGTACCCTTATTTGTCAACATAGTTGGCCCCTTGAACAATCCCAG TGAAACATACCAATATTACGATTTGCCATTCTGCTCTCCAG ATGAAGTGATCCCAAAGAAGGAAACTTTAGGGGAAGTTTTAAACGGAGATAGATTGAGCAACACCTTATACACCTTAAACTTCCGAGAAGATAAATCTGACAAAATCCTATGTGAAAAGAAGCTTAAAAAAGACGATATAACAAGATTCATACACGCAATCAGTAACGAATTCTACTTCCAGATGTACTACGACAATCTTCCACTATGGGGATTCACTGGAAAAACAGAAGCTGATAGCTGGACAGGTGGCAATAACAAAAACGGGCCCACATATTACGTGTTCAAACACCTACAATTCGATGCTCTTTACAATGATGATCAAGTCATAGAAATACGTGCGTTTAGTGATCCAAATCATGCTGTAGATATCACTGACAAAACCGAAATCGACATTACATTTACTTACTCAATATCATGGAATTCGACTTCAATTGATTACAAAAACAGGATGAACAAGTATTCAAGAGCTTCATTGTTGCCCACACAACGACAAATCCATTGGTTTTCTTTCGTTAATTCTGTAGTCATCATTGTGCTTCTTATGGGGCTCCTTATAACACTCTTCATGCGTCATCTGAAGAACGATTTAAAGAA ATATTCTAGTGGAGATGAAGAACAAGATAAAGAAGTGGGGTGGAAGTATGTTCATAGTGACGTGTTCAGATGTCCTCAACGAATGGCGTTGTTTTGTGCTGTTTTGGGAACTGGGACACAATTATTCACCAT TGTTTGTTTCTTATTCCTTTTGGCATTTTTTGGAGTCATATATCCATATAACAGAGGAATCATTTCAACTTCTCTTGTGGTGTTTTTTATACTTACATCTCCAATAGCTGGATACACTTCTGCTTCATTTTTTAGTCAATTCTCAGAGACTGGATGG GAAAGATGTGCTCTTTTATCTGGGATTCTCTACACCGGGCCACTTTCTATCACCATGTTTCTTCTCAATACAATTTCCATGTCAATTGGAGCTACTTCATCACTTCCATTTAGCACAATAATCATGATCATACTTTCATACACTTTGATTTCAGTTCCACTTCTTGCATTTGGTGGAATAATGGGATACCGATTTAGGTCAAAGTTTCAAGCACCTTCAGCTACAAAGATATCCCCAAGGGAGATTCCTTTGTTGACTTGGTATAGAAAGACTCATGGTCAAATGTTGATTTCGGGTCTTTTACCATTTAGTGCAATTGTTCTTGAGTTGCATAACTTGTATGCAACTATTTGGAGCTATAAAATCTTGACTCTTCCTAGTATTTTGTTTataacttttcttcttcttcttgttcttgtATCACTTTTGAGTGTTGGAATGACCTACATTCAACTAACAGTAGAAGATCATCAATGGTGGTGGAG GTCTGTTTTTCGTGGGGGATCGGTTGCTATCTTTATGTTTGGGTATTGTGTCTACTACTATTTAAAGTCAAACATGAATGGGTTCATGCAGTCAACGGTTTTTTTCTGCTACAATTTCCTATTTTGCTATGCGTTCTTCCTGATGCTTGCTACAATCAGTTTTCAGTCATCGTGGATCTTTGTGCAGCATATTTACAATGCTATTAAAAGTGAATGA